One genomic window of Pirellulales bacterium includes the following:
- a CDS encoding thiamine-phosphate kinase gives MESEFIAWLRERLPAHRRLGVGIGDDAALVRLAQGSEILVSVDALSEGVDFRLSDVAPQRIGRKALAVNLSDMAAMAARPLAAVVSVVLPREGGLQLAQQLAEGMLPLAEKFDVAFAGGDTNTWDQGLVISITIFGEPTGRGPLRRSGARPGDIILVTGAFGGSILGRQFDFEPRVAEAMALHERYELHAGIDVSDGLSLDLSRLARESGCGAVLFPDRIPIAPAASELSRRDGVSPVEHALRDGEDFELVLAVPPDAARQMLAEQPLAVPLSAIGEFVAEPGLWQVDPQGKRAPLAPRGFEH, from the coding sequence ATGGAATCGGAATTCATCGCCTGGCTGCGCGAGCGGTTGCCGGCCCATCGCCGATTGGGTGTCGGGATCGGCGACGATGCCGCGCTGGTCCGCCTGGCGCAGGGGAGCGAAATTCTGGTCTCGGTCGACGCACTTTCCGAAGGGGTCGATTTTCGGCTCTCCGATGTCGCACCACAGCGCATCGGGCGCAAGGCACTGGCCGTTAACCTCAGTGATATGGCCGCCATGGCGGCGCGTCCTTTGGCGGCGGTGGTCAGCGTCGTACTGCCGCGCGAGGGCGGGCTGCAGTTGGCCCAGCAACTGGCCGAGGGGATGCTGCCGTTGGCCGAGAAGTTCGACGTCGCCTTCGCCGGCGGCGACACCAACACCTGGGACCAGGGCCTCGTCATCAGCATCACCATCTTCGGCGAGCCCACGGGGCGTGGGCCTTTGCGGCGCAGCGGCGCACGGCCTGGAGATATAATCCTCGTCACCGGAGCGTTCGGCGGAAGTATCCTCGGGCGCCAATTCGATTTCGAGCCGCGCGTCGCCGAGGCGATGGCCCTGCACGAGCGTTATGAATTGCACGCGGGAATCGACGTCAGCGACGGCCTGTCGCTTGATCTGTCTCGACTGGCGCGCGAGAGCGGTTGCGGCGCCGTGTTGTTTCCGGATCGGATTCCCATCGCGCCAGCGGCCAGCGAATTGAGCCGCCGCGATGGTGTTTCGCCCGTTGAGCATGCCTTAAGAGACGGCGAGGATTTCGAGTTGGTGTTAGCCGTTCCGCCAGACGCCGCGCGACAGATGCTGGCCGAGCAGCCGTTAGCAGTGCCGCTTTCGGCCATCGGCGAATTCGTGGCCGAGCCCGGCCTGTGGCAGGTCGATCCCCAAGGCAAGCGCGCGCCGCTCGCGCCCCGTGGTTTTGAGCATTGA